In Haematobia irritans isolate KBUSLIRL chromosome 1, ASM5000362v1, whole genome shotgun sequence, a genomic segment contains:
- the wts gene encoding serine/threonine-protein kinase warts has product MHQAGGKSGRPKNKYTAEALETIKQDLTRFQVQKDNGVQNFGHLRYPAANGRPDAPEYHHPKPPMEPPPSSVPSPAIPTTAQLNGHVPKVMPPSIMPPKLNRKASIERELPMNYLRCSPALDSGAGSSRSDSPHSHQQVTCASRASTGQYSPSPSNFSDVAPPAPPPRNPTTGNSATPPPPPPSNQLYKRRSPATTRPAAITPNPTRGTSPVIPQNGIKAQQQLTQQMKALNLYQAGGGTAVEPPPPYPLTTGVVVPTSAPPPSYNASIQSRQSPTQSQSDYRKSPSSGIYSATSAGSPSPITVTNSAILPPPLQPSSSVARPQPRVYPTRTQQPIIMQSVKSTQVQKPVLQTAVAPQSPVTASACNSPVHILPAPPSYPQKSSAVVQQQQQQQQQQQSPLLAGGVPTTHAVVSKSTPPTPTTPPLIANALNGTVMTKSPSAEPPSYAKSMQAKAAQHHQQQHHQQVVIQQQQQQQLQAQQRAAAAIAAAAAAAQKPPVAVPVVGSRQLPPPPPYQSTRNAGAPPPPHPGPSSSPHDLNSNIMDGRSNSTGLNNNNPPILNSNLATTPPIPPTKTTLNNSGSGGESVASSSSGAAASCTGSKPTPPDNVKKIKHASPIPERKKVSKEKEEERKECRIRQYSPQAFKFYMEQHIENVLKSYKQRTFRKNQLEKEMLKIGLSTQTQVEMRKMLNQKESNYIRLKRAKMDKSMFVKIKPIGVGAFGEVTLVRKIDASNHLYAMKTLRKADVLKRNQVAHVKAERDILAEADNNWVVKLYYSFQDKDNLYFVMDYIPGGDLMSLLIKKGIFEEHLARFYIAELTCAVESVHKMGFIHRDIKPDNILIDRDGHIKLTDFGLCTGFRWTHNSKYYQENGNHARQDSMEPWEDFSDNGQKPTVLERRRLRDHQRVLAHSLVGTPNYIAPEVLERSGYTQLCDWWSVGVILYEMLVGQPPFLANTPVETQQKVINWEKTLHIPPQAKLSHDATDLILRLCSSADKRLGKKADEVKAHAYFNGVDFADMRRQIAPYIPKIEHPTDTSNFDPIDPDKLRSDSNMSGDEFNDTDRPFHGFFEFTFRRFFDDKLNPDVMDDQSPVYV; this is encoded by the exons ATGCATCAAGCGGGCGGAAAAAGTGGTCGCcccaaaaataaatatacagCCGAAGCCCTTGAGACTATAAAACAGGATTTAACAAGATTTCAAGTTCAAAAGGATAATGGAGTACag aattttggaCATTTACGATATCCCGCTGCCAACGGTCGTCCCGATGCACCGGAATATCATCATCCCAAACCGCCGATGGAGCCACCCCCATCGAGCGTCCCCTCACCTGCGATACCAACGACGGCTCAACTAAACGGTCATGTACCGAAAGTAATGCCACCCTCAATTATGCCGCCTAAACTCAATCGAAAGGCAAGTATTGAGCGTGAATTACCAATGAATTATTTACGCTGCAGTCCTGCATTGGATTCTGGAGCTGGTAGTTCTCGATCCGATAGTCCGCATTCACATCAACAAGTCACATGTGCCAGTCGTGCGAGTACTGGCCAATATTCACCATCACCATCGAATTTTAGTGATGTGGCGCCACCAGCACCTCCTCCTCGAAATCCAACCACAGGCAATTCGGCCACACCCCCACCTCCACCACCATCCAATCAACTGTATAAACGCCGATCACCGGCAACTACCCGTCCTGCAGCCATAACGCCAAATCCTACACGTGGCACATCGCCAGTGATACCGCAAAATGGTATTAAGGCCCAGCAACAGCTGACGCAACAGATGAAGGCGTTAAATCTGTATCAGGCGGGTGGCGGTACGGCCGTGGAACCACCACCGCCATATCCCCTTACCACGGGGGTTGTTGTTCCTACGTCTGCTCCGCCTCCCAGTTACAATGCATCAATTCAATCGCGGCAATCTCCTACACAGTCTCAGTCGGATTATCGTAAATCACCAAGTAGTGGCATATATTCAGCTACATCGGCGGGCTCACCCAGTCCCATTACGGTAACAAACAGTGCAATTCTTCCACCACCTCTGCAGCCATCTTCCTCAGTTGCGCGACCTCAACCGAGAGTGTATCCAACACGAACACAACAGCCAATTATCATGCAAAGTGTTAAGTCAACGCAGGTCCAAAAGCCGGTACTGCAAACAGCAGTGGCACCACAATCTCCAGTTACAGCGTCAGCTTGCAATTCACCGGTCCATATACTTCCAGCACCTCCTTCTTATCCACAAAAAAGTTCTGCTGTggtacagcaacaacaacagcaacagcagcaacagcaatCACCTCTGTTGGCTGGCGGTGTTCCAACAACCCATGCTGTCGTTAGTAAATCCACTCCGCCAACTCCGACGACTCCTCCATTGATCGCTAATGCACTTAATGGAACAGTTATGACTAAATCGCCGAGTGCCGAACCACCTTCTTATGCTAAAAGTATGCAAGCTAAGGCGGCCCAACATCATCAACAGCAACACCATCAGCAAGTAGTaatacaacaacagcagcaacaacaacttcAGGCACAACAAAGAGCAGCGGCAGCTATTGCAGCAGCTGCCGCTGCTGCCCAAAAACCACCTGTAGCAGTGCCTGTGGTAGGAAGTCGTCAATTACCACCGCCGCCACCTTATCAAAGTACACGAAATGCGGGTGCACCACCACCACCGCATCCAGGACCATCGTCCTCCCCCCATGATCTGAATAGCAATATCATGGATGGACGATCCAACAGTACGGGATTGAATAACAACAACCCACCTATTTTGAATAGCAACTTAGCCACAACACCACCAATACCGCCCACAAAAACTACACTAAACAACTCGGGCAGTGGTGGTGAATCGGTTGCGTCATCCTCATCAGGGGCTGCCGCATCATGTACCGGCAGTAAACCCACACCTCCggacaatgttaagaaaatcAAACATGCCTCACCAATACCCGAACGAAAAAAAGTCTCCAAAGAAAAGGAAGAAGAACGCAAGGAATGTCGTATTCGTCAATACTCGCCACAAGCATTCAAATTCTACATGGAACAGCacattgaaaatgttctcaaatcctATAAGCAGAGAACATTCCGTAAGAATCAATTGGAAAAGGAAATGCTGAAAATCGGCCTTTCCACTCAAACTCAAGTGGAGATGAGGAAAATGCTGAATCAAAAGGAAAGCAATTATATACGCCTCAAACGTGCCAAAATGGACAAGAGCATGTTTGTGAAAATCAAACCAATTGGGGTGGGTGCATTCGGTGAGGTGACTCTGGTGCGTAAAATAGATGCATCCAATCACTTGTATGCCATGAAAACGTTACGCAAAGCGGACGTTTTGAAACGCAATCAAGTGGCCCATGTGAAAGCAGAACGTGATATTTTGGCTGAAGCCGACAACAATTGGGTTGTCAAACTATACTATAGTTTCCAGGACAAGGATAATTTGTATTTTGTGATGGATTATATACCCG GTGGTGATCTAATGTCGCTGTTAATAAAAAAGGGTATTTTTGAAGAGCATTTGGCTCGGTTTTACATAGCTGAACTTACCTGTGCTGTTGAAAGCGTACATAAGATGGGCTTTATTCATAG gGATATAAAACCGGATAATATACTAATCGACCGAGATGGCCATATAAAATTAACTGATTTCGGTTTATGTACCGGTTTCAGATGGACCCACAATTCGAAATACTATCAAGAGAATG GCAACCATGCTAGACAGGATTCAATGGAGCCATGGGAAGATTTCTCGGATAATGGACAGAAACCTACAGTGTTGGAAAG GCGACGACTGCGCGATCACCAAAGAGTTTTGGCCCATTCATTAGTTGGTACTCCTAATTACATTGCACCCGAAGTACTGGAACGTAGTGGATATACACAATTATGTGATTGGTGGAGTGTTGGTGTTATACTTTATGAAATGCTGGTGGGTCAGCCACCATTCTTGGCCAATACTCCAGTTGAAACTCAACAAAAG GTCATAAACTGGGAAAAGACGCTACACATACCACCCCAAGCAAAATTATCACACGATGCCACAGATCTTATATTACGGCTTTGTTCATCGGCTGATAAACGTTTGGGCAAAAAGGCCGACGAGGTCAAAGCTCATGCTTACTTCAATGGTGTTGACTTTGCTGATATGCGTCGTCAAATTGCTCCATATATTCCAAAGATTGAACATCCAACGGATACTTCGAATTTCGATCCAATCGATCCTGATAAATTGCGTTCAGATTCGAATATGAGTGGTGATGAGTTCAATGATACCGATAGACCGTTTCATGGCTTCTTCGAATTTACATTTCGTCGTTTCTTTGATGATAAACTTAATCCTGATGTTATGGATGACCAGTCACCAGTGTATGTTTGA
- the LOC142220490 gene encoding uncharacterized protein LOC142220490: MFSLLHKEEAAHEDGIWSCNWGRTQPEKSAVDESSTEKDPDASRDSLFGESKTKEPIDFIVTGGMDDLVKVWDIKEDNTLKLRHQLKGHSLGVVSVAVSSDGKTIASSSLDSSLCFWNAESGQRQHLLSFGPVDLWTVAFSPCDKYVISGSNEGKISMYSVESGKQEQILDPQNGKFTLSIAYSPDGKYIASGAIDGIITIFDVAAGKVAQTLEGHAMPVRSLCFSPNSQMLLTASDDGHMKLYDVAHTDVAGTLSGHASWVLCVSFSEDGKHFASSSSDTTVKIWDFAERKCMHTFSEHSDQAWGVKYSLSNDKVVSVSEDKSLNLYNCPPNVVV, encoded by the exons atg ttttcacTCCTACACAAAGAAGAAGCTGCCCATGAAGATGGTATATGGTCGTGTAATTGGGGACGAACTCAACCCGAGAAATCAGCTGTGGATGAATCCTCTACAGAAAAGGATCCTGATGCCAGTAGAGATTCATTGTTTGGGGAGAGTAAAACCAAGGAaccaattgattttattgtaaccgGAGGTATGGATGATCTGGTAAAAGTATGGGATATAAAGGAGGATAATACATTGAAATTGCGACATCAACTAAAGGGACattctttgggtgtagtttcCGTGGCAGTTAGCTCCGATGGCAAAA CAATTGCCAGCAGTTCTTTAGACTCCAGTTTATGTTTCTGGAATGCCGAGAGTGGTCAACGTCAGCACCTGCTGTCTTTTGGCCCTGTTGACTTATGGACCGTGGCTTTTTCTCCTTGCGACAAATATGTTATTTCAGGCTCAAACGAGGGAAAGATTTCCATGTACAGTGTGGAAAGTGGTAAACAAGAACAAATTTTAGATCCCCAAAATGGAAAATTCACTTTGAGCATAGCATAT AGTCCCGATGGCAAATATATTGCTAGTGGTGCCATAGATGGTATTATAACAATATTTGATGTGGCTGCCGGCAAAGTAGCTCAAACCTTGGAAGGTCATGCAATGCCTGTAAGAAGTTTGTGCTTTTCTCCCAACTCCCAAATGCTGCTTACTGCTTCCGATGATGGTCACATGAAATTGTATGATGT AGCACATACTGACGTTGCTGGTACATTATCCGGTCATGCTTCATGGGTATTGTGTGTATCATTCTCCGAGGATGGCAAACATTTTGCTTCATCATCCAGCGATACAACAGTGAAAATATGGGATTTTGCGGAAAGGAAATGTATGCATACCTTCTCTGAACACAGCGATCAAGCTTGGGGTGTTAAATATAGTCTTTcgaatgacaaagttgtctCTGTGTCTGAAGACAAATCTCTTAATCTTTATAATTGTCCACCTAATGTAGTTGTGTAA
- the LOC142220499 gene encoding NADH dehydrogenase [ubiquinone] 1 alpha subcomplex assembly factor 4, with amino-acid sequence MGKVMSVVSRKINRFNVENRAHKILERDKPTPAPKYESNLRDMERTVQLDPNFVEKLNRKDEALDQRLKDVYVTSEDRFIDYGIKRKEETDQKALPLDRKTPEDFEFGYMEPKRVTPGRCTLRQALKFITDHQSDPEQWTAAKISEEYKLKPELTENILKYFRSYSLYIPDIKSKDSILTQAKRNLLSDKSDKTENK; translated from the exons ATGGGTAAAGTTATGTCAGTAGTGTCTCGTAAAATAAATCGTTTTAATGTCGAGAATCGAGCTCATAAAATATTAGAGAGGGACAAGCCTACACCGGCTCCCAAATATGAGTCAAATCTAAGGGACATGGAACGAACAGTTCAAT TGgacccaaattttgttgaaaaactaAATAGAAAAGACGAGGCATTGGATCAACGTCTGAAAGATGTTTATGTAACATCAGAGGATAGATTT ATAGATTATGGAATAAAACGCAAAGAAGAGACCGACCAAAAAGCCTTGCCATTGGATCGTAAAACACCAGAAGATTTTGAATTTGGTTATATGGAACCGAAAAGGGTAACACCGGGAAGGTGTACATTAAGACAGGCTTTAAAATTCATAACAGACCATCAGTCAGATCCAGAGCAATGGACAGCAGCGAAAATATCAGAGGAATATAAACTGAAGCCTGAATTAACAG aaaatatcttaAAATACTTCCGCAGTTATAGTCTTTACATACCAGATATAAAATCGAAGGACTCTATACTCACACAAGCCAAGAGAAACTTATTGTCCGATAAATCAGATAAAACGGAAAATAAGTAA